The following are encoded together in the Kribbella sp. CA-293567 genome:
- a CDS encoding LamG-like jellyroll fold domain-containing protein, producing the protein MGILTLGGLLVAALLSPAPAQGIGASLSALPSPVWQTNASVQGLAVADGKAYVGGRFTTVRPPGAAAGTSETARTYLAAFNQSTGALDTGFNHVLNGMVWSVAASADGSRVFVGGDFTKVDGQTRNRVAAFDTATGALVSNWKPSVSYRVKALAVSGTTVYLGGSFGLVNNVARPRLAAVTTSTAALLPWDPQADNDVYAIDVADDGSKVYAGGNFSTIGGTSSWAVASLDPADGSLQPFAAAAAVPAPNGGCVSRVKDIETSGDRVYFANAGDGGGCFDGTWAADVASGNLIWKNNCLGATESVTVVDGWLYKGSHAHDCAYQGGSGFPQGPGRFLLTQNLDTGELGPWFPNTNTGSPTAVGPLASATGGSDLWVGGDFTTVNGSGQQGLARFTNTGPGAAPGKPAKVVPVSYKAGQVKVNFQTVLDNDDITLTYRVLRSFSNTVVATYSADSRFWNRPWLSFTDSGLTPGSSQVYRIEVTDGNSTLRGDYSVAVTVASVDAPYDQQVMADGPTAYWRLGEANGTANATDSSGQNNTGPYSGVTLGVPGALSSGGNTAGDFAGSSRLIGQTAVSQPQNFSVEAWYKTTSGSGGKIVGFGNSPNGTSSQYDRHIYLQNDGAVVFGVYDGSTRTISSAPGTNDGQWHHVVGTFSPGSQKFYLDGVLLGTQNVAAAEAYTGYWRIGADNLNAWPNNPSSAGVDGTLDEVAVYPVALDADQVVTHYEAR; encoded by the coding sequence AACGCTGGGCGGTCTGCTGGTGGCAGCGTTGCTGTCACCAGCACCCGCGCAGGGCATCGGTGCTTCACTGTCGGCACTGCCGAGTCCGGTGTGGCAGACCAACGCCAGCGTGCAAGGACTCGCGGTGGCGGACGGCAAGGCGTACGTCGGGGGGCGTTTCACCACGGTCCGGCCACCGGGGGCGGCAGCCGGCACCAGCGAGACCGCGCGGACCTATCTGGCCGCGTTCAACCAGAGCACCGGTGCACTCGACACCGGGTTCAACCACGTACTGAACGGGATGGTGTGGTCGGTCGCGGCCTCCGCCGACGGCTCCCGGGTCTTCGTCGGCGGTGACTTCACCAAGGTCGACGGTCAGACCCGCAACCGGGTGGCGGCGTTCGACACCGCCACCGGCGCGCTGGTGTCCAACTGGAAGCCGTCGGTCTCCTACCGGGTCAAGGCACTCGCCGTCTCCGGCACCACGGTCTACCTGGGCGGCTCGTTCGGGCTGGTCAACAACGTCGCCCGGCCCCGGCTGGCGGCGGTCACCACGAGCACCGCGGCACTGCTGCCCTGGGACCCCCAGGCGGACAACGACGTGTACGCGATCGACGTGGCCGACGACGGCAGCAAGGTCTATGCCGGCGGCAACTTCTCGACCATCGGCGGTACTTCGAGCTGGGCCGTGGCCAGCCTGGACCCGGCCGACGGTTCGCTGCAGCCGTTCGCGGCGGCCGCCGCGGTACCCGCGCCCAACGGCGGGTGCGTCTCGCGGGTGAAGGACATCGAGACCAGTGGTGACCGGGTGTACTTCGCCAACGCCGGTGACGGCGGCGGCTGCTTCGACGGCACCTGGGCCGCGGATGTTGCCTCCGGCAACCTGATCTGGAAGAACAACTGCCTGGGCGCGACCGAGTCGGTCACCGTCGTCGACGGCTGGCTCTACAAGGGCTCGCACGCGCACGACTGTGCCTACCAGGGCGGCAGCGGCTTCCCGCAGGGGCCGGGCCGGTTCCTGCTGACCCAGAACCTCGACACCGGCGAACTCGGTCCCTGGTTCCCGAACACCAACACGGGCTCCCCCACCGCGGTGGGTCCGCTGGCCTCCGCGACCGGCGGCTCGGACCTCTGGGTCGGTGGCGACTTCACCACCGTCAACGGCTCCGGACAGCAGGGCCTGGCCCGCTTCACCAACACCGGACCGGGTGCGGCACCGGGCAAGCCGGCCAAGGTCGTGCCGGTCAGCTACAAGGCCGGCCAGGTCAAGGTGAACTTCCAGACCGTGCTGGACAACGACGACATCACGTTGACCTACCGGGTACTCCGCAGCTTCAGCAACACCGTCGTCGCGACGTACTCGGCCGATTCGCGCTTCTGGAACCGGCCGTGGCTCTCCTTCACCGACAGCGGACTCACCCCCGGCTCGTCGCAGGTCTACCGGATCGAGGTGACCGACGGAAACAGCACGTTACGGGGTGACTACTCGGTCGCGGTGACTGTGGCCAGTGTGGACGCGCCGTACGACCAGCAGGTGATGGCAGACGGCCCCACGGCGTACTGGCGGCTCGGGGAGGCCAACGGGACGGCCAACGCGACAGACTCGTCCGGCCAGAACAACACCGGCCCGTACTCCGGCGTCACGCTCGGGGTGCCCGGCGCACTGAGCAGCGGCGGCAACACCGCCGGTGACTTCGCCGGTTCGAGCCGGCTGATCGGGCAGACCGCTGTCAGCCAGCCGCAGAACTTCAGCGTCGAGGCCTGGTACAAGACCACCTCCGGCAGCGGCGGCAAGATCGTTGGCTTCGGCAACAGCCCGAACGGAACCAGCAGCCAGTACGACCGGCACATCTACCTGCAGAACGACGGAGCCGTCGTGTTCGGCGTCTACGACGGTTCGACCAGGACGATCAGCTCGGCACCCGGCACCAACGACGGCCAGTGGCACCACGTGGTCGGCACCTTCTCGCCGGGTTCGCAGAAGTTCTACCTCGACGGGGTCCTGCTCGGCACCCAGAACGTGGCCGCCGCCGAGGCGTACACGGGGTACTGGCGGATCGGCGCCGACAACCTCAACGCCTGGCCGAACAACCCGTCCAGCGCCGGTGTCGACGGCACTCTCGACGAGGTCGCCGTCTACCCGGTCGCGCTCGACGCCGACCAGGTCGTAACGCATTACGAGGCTCGCTAG
- a CDS encoding fibronectin type III domain-containing protein, with product MRLRRMTAALAAAGLALAVVPALPATSTGASLTAVPGTTWQTDAAVLGLAVAKGKAFVGGRFTRVRPPGAAAGTNQTVRTYLAAFNQTTGALDTGFNHTLNNTVWSIVASPDGTKIYIGGDFTRVDGQVRNRIAAFDATTGALLPNIRPNVSYRVKTVAVGGDSLYFGGSFGLVNNVARNRAAAISTVDGSLLPWNPNADADVYAIDAADDNSKVYLGGTFARIGGISRWAVASVNNSTGALLPFAAASAVPLPSSRCTSRVKDIETSGDVVYFANAGDGGGCFDGTWAANIGTGSLIWKNTCLGATEAITMVNGWLFKGSHAHSCPGAFPDGTGAHFLLLQNPANGNLGPWFPNTNAGPPTEVGPLVSATGGSDLWVGGDFTKVMGANQQGLTRFNNLGAGAKPLGPVLPTLSSTTTGQVRATVQTSLDNDDITLTYRLLRGGSNTVVATTTANSTFWSRPTVTLTDTTAPSGTSQQYRIEVYDGNNVVRGGFAGITVR from the coding sequence ATGCGTTTACGGAGGATGACTGCTGCGCTCGCCGCCGCAGGACTCGCGCTGGCCGTCGTGCCGGCGCTGCCGGCGACCAGTACCGGGGCTTCACTGACAGCAGTACCGGGGACGACCTGGCAGACCGACGCGGCCGTGCTCGGTCTCGCGGTTGCCAAGGGCAAGGCGTTCGTCGGCGGCCGGTTCACCCGGGTCCGCCCGCCGGGCGCCGCCGCCGGCACCAACCAGACCGTCCGGACCTACCTGGCGGCCTTCAACCAGACCACCGGGGCACTCGACACCGGCTTCAACCACACGCTGAACAACACCGTCTGGTCGATCGTCGCCTCGCCCGACGGAACCAAGATCTACATCGGCGGGGACTTCACCCGCGTCGACGGCCAGGTCCGCAACCGGATCGCCGCCTTCGACGCGACCACCGGGGCGCTGCTGCCGAACATCAGGCCCAACGTCTCCTACCGGGTCAAGACGGTCGCGGTCGGCGGCGACAGCCTGTACTTCGGCGGCTCCTTCGGCCTGGTCAACAACGTCGCCCGCAACCGCGCGGCGGCGATCAGCACGGTCGACGGCAGCCTGCTGCCGTGGAACCCGAACGCCGACGCCGACGTGTACGCGATCGACGCAGCCGACGACAACTCCAAGGTGTACCTGGGCGGCACCTTCGCCAGGATCGGCGGCATCAGCCGCTGGGCGGTTGCCAGTGTCAACAACTCGACCGGGGCGCTGCTCCCGTTCGCGGCCGCCTCCGCGGTACCGCTGCCGAGCAGCCGGTGCACCTCGCGGGTCAAGGACATCGAGACGAGCGGCGACGTCGTCTACTTCGCCAACGCCGGTGACGGCGGCGGCTGCTTCGACGGGACCTGGGCGGCGAACATCGGCACCGGCAGCCTGATCTGGAAGAACACCTGCCTCGGCGCCACCGAAGCGATCACGATGGTCAACGGCTGGCTCTTCAAGGGCTCGCACGCGCACAGCTGCCCGGGTGCCTTCCCGGACGGCACCGGAGCACACTTCCTGCTCCTGCAGAACCCGGCGAACGGCAACCTCGGTCCCTGGTTCCCGAACACCAACGCGGGTCCGCCCACCGAGGTCGGTCCGCTCGTCTCGGCCACCGGTGGCTCGGACCTGTGGGTCGGAGGCGACTTCACCAAGGTGATGGGAGCCAACCAGCAGGGCCTGACGCGCTTCAACAATCTGGGGGCGGGCGCCAAGCCCCTGGGCCCTGTGCTGCCGACACTGTCCAGTACTACGACCGGTCAGGTGCGGGCGACCGTCCAGACCTCCCTGGACAACGACGACATCACGCTGACCTACCGGCTGCTGCGGGGCGGCTCGAACACGGTGGTTGCCACCACGACGGCCAACTCCACCTTCTGGAGCCGCCCGACGGTGACACTGACCGACACCACGGCACCGTCCGGCACGTCGCAGCAGTACCGGATCGAGGTCTACGACGGCAACAACGTGGTACGAGGCGGGTTCGCCGGCATCACTGTGCGCTAG
- a CDS encoding WecB/TagA/CpsF family glycosyltransferase, which yields MTGTTQDRVDVLGIHVSVTDMDHTVGTFARWIDAGERHLVCVSDMNALLHARADGELTKVYNTSGMTLPDGMPLVWAGKKAGFERMERVCGPDLIERVMAEAEQRGWSQYFYGGADGVAEQLRDTFTARHPGLKVAGVYSPPYRALSAEEDAEIVDRLNEAKPDIIWIGLGAPKQERWMAEHRDRLDAAILIGVGAAFDFHTGRLDRAPDWMQRAGLEWSYRLYKEPRRLWRRYVLGIPRFGVGILRQPPRPVA from the coding sequence ATGACTGGGACGACGCAGGACCGGGTCGACGTGCTGGGGATCCATGTCAGCGTGACCGACATGGACCACACCGTCGGCACGTTCGCGCGCTGGATCGACGCCGGCGAGCGGCACCTGGTCTGCGTCTCGGACATGAACGCGCTGCTGCACGCCCGGGCGGACGGTGAGCTCACGAAGGTCTACAACACGTCGGGGATGACGCTGCCCGACGGGATGCCGCTGGTCTGGGCCGGCAAGAAGGCCGGCTTCGAGCGGATGGAGCGGGTCTGCGGGCCGGACCTGATCGAGCGGGTGATGGCCGAGGCCGAGCAACGCGGCTGGTCGCAGTACTTCTACGGCGGCGCCGACGGGGTCGCAGAGCAACTGCGCGACACCTTCACCGCGCGGCATCCCGGGTTGAAGGTGGCAGGGGTCTACTCGCCGCCGTACCGGGCACTGAGCGCCGAAGAGGACGCCGAGATCGTCGACCGGCTGAACGAGGCGAAGCCGGACATCATCTGGATCGGGCTGGGCGCGCCGAAGCAGGAGCGCTGGATGGCCGAGCACCGGGACCGCCTGGACGCGGCGATCCTGATCGGGGTCGGCGCGGCCTTCGACTTCCACACCGGCCGGCTCGACCGCGCGCCGGACTGGATGCAGCGGGCCGGTCTCGAGTGGAGCTACCGGCTCTACAAGGAGCCGCGCCGGCTGTGGCGTCGCTACGTCCTGGGGATCCCGAGGTTCGGGGTCGGCATCCTGCGTCAGCCGCCGCGGCCGGTCGCTTGA